The following proteins are encoded in a genomic region of Arachis stenosperma cultivar V10309 chromosome 4, arast.V10309.gnm1.PFL2, whole genome shotgun sequence:
- the LOC130977004 gene encoding protein MODIFYING WALL LIGNIN-1-like has product MARRMAVTHADLEPRRSRTDLSSKTGAFLMVLTILLGLLCFILCLIAEATRSQVTWMNAEEKGKDGKSECVYSGSGKVPLLCATSAFVGLAIAMLMEHTYMLIAVTKSSPALLTWDPDSASAKSLTWQAAFFFLTTWLCFAVSEILLLAGLSVESGHLNKWSKARTDCYTVREGIFSAAGVFALTTVFLEAGLYLTALRAQRLCEEIANVRREVLEASAFYSSPPQSPHQRHLAAVSRENPTSIRDSAQTQGHQLLLSVFPTPFNKTYNIL; this is encoded by the exons ATGGCAAGGAGAATGGCAGTGACACATGCAGACCTTGAACCAAGAAGAAGCAGAACAGATTTGAGTAGCAAAACTGGTGCATTTCTTATGGTTCTCACAATCTTATTAGGCCTCTTGTGTTTCATCTTGTGTCTCATTGCAGAAGCCACACGTTCTCAG GTGACATGGATGAACGCAGAAGAGAAAGGAAAGGATGGGAAATCTGAATGTGTGTATAGTGGGAGTGGGAAAGTGCCATTGTTATGTGCAACTAGTGCTTTTGTTGGACTAGCAATAGCCATGTTAATGGAGCACACATACATGTTAATAGCAGTAACAAAATCATCACCTGCTTTGCTTACATGGGATCCTGATTCTGCTTCTGCTAAATCCCTTACATGGCAAGCTGCATTTTTCTTCCTAACAACTTG GCTTTGTTTTGCAGTAAGTGAAATTCTGTTACTAGCAGGACTAAGTGTAGAATCAGGGCACCTAAATAAATGGTCAAAGGCAAGAACGGATTGTTATACGGTTAGAGAAGGCATTTTTTCTGCTGCTGGTGTTTTTGCATTAACCACAGTGTTCCTTGAAGCTGGTTTATATTTAACAGCACTTAGAGCACAAAGATTGTGTGAGGAGATAGCAAACGTTAGAAGAGAGGTTCTTGAGGCCTCTGCATTCTACTCTTCTCCGCCGCAGTCGCCGCACCAACGACACTTGGCCGCGGTTTCCCGAGAGAACCCCACATCAATTAGAGATAGTGCTCAGACTCAGGGTCATCAATTGTTACTTTCTGTGTTTCCTACTCCCTTCAACAAAACCTATAATATTCTCTAA